The following proteins come from a genomic window of Corallococcus sp. NCRR:
- a CDS encoding Lnb N-terminal periplasmic domain-containing protein, translating to MRIWKNAVSGLVLLVGGIWASLALALTGSGPEGPHLARLLVAGALVALAVVAWRWRSRRWGVAVMLLGCLSVYGWVRTFQPSNARDWAPDLARAPWADVAGTKVTLHDVRDFRYRGTTDWDPAWYTATYDTDALTEASFIVEPFSGFYGAAHTMVSFGFQDGRHVVFSVEVRREQGETFSALGGLFRRFEITYVVGDERDLVQLRSNFRHDDVYVYPVNASRERITAFFMDMVQRMNGLHTQPEFYDTLTSNCTTNLVRHFEKVATKDVPYDHRTLMPAFSDALAYELGIIDTDVPLEQVRQRYHINARALAAQGRDDFSARIRAPLETAAAPAP from the coding sequence ATGCGCATCTGGAAGAACGCCGTGTCGGGGCTCGTGCTCCTCGTGGGGGGCATCTGGGCCTCGCTGGCCCTGGCCCTGACGGGGAGCGGGCCGGAGGGGCCGCACCTGGCCCGGCTCCTCGTGGCGGGGGCCCTGGTGGCCCTGGCGGTGGTGGCCTGGCGGTGGCGGTCGCGGCGCTGGGGCGTGGCGGTGATGCTGCTGGGCTGCCTGTCCGTGTACGGGTGGGTGCGGACGTTCCAGCCCTCCAACGCGCGGGACTGGGCGCCGGACCTGGCGCGGGCGCCGTGGGCGGACGTGGCCGGGACGAAGGTCACGCTGCACGACGTGCGCGACTTCCGCTACCGCGGCACCACGGACTGGGACCCCGCCTGGTACACGGCCACCTACGACACGGACGCGCTCACGGAGGCGTCGTTCATCGTGGAGCCGTTCTCCGGCTTCTATGGCGCCGCGCACACGATGGTGAGCTTCGGCTTCCAGGACGGCCGCCACGTGGTGTTCTCCGTGGAGGTGCGGCGCGAGCAGGGCGAGACGTTCTCCGCGCTGGGCGGCCTGTTCCGCCGTTTTGAAATCACCTACGTCGTGGGCGACGAGCGGGACCTGGTGCAGCTGCGCTCCAACTTCCGCCATGACGACGTGTATGTGTATCCGGTGAACGCGTCCAGGGAGCGCATCACCGCGTTCTTCATGGACATGGTGCAGCGGATGAACGGGCTGCACACGCAGCCGGAGTTCTACGACACGCTCACCAGCAACTGCACCACCAACCTGGTGCGCCACTTCGAGAAGGTGGCCACGAAGGACGTGCCGTATGACCACCGCACGCTGATGCCTGCGTTCTCGGACGCGCTCGCGTACGAGCTGGGCATCATCGACACGGACGTGCCGCTGGAGCAGGTCCGCCAGCGCTACCACATCAACGCGCGAGCGCTGGCCGCGCAGGGGCGGGACGACTTCTCCGCCCGCATCCGCGCGCCGCTGGAGACCGCCGCCGCGCCCGCGCCCTGA
- a CDS encoding MbtH family protein translates to MSDEREDTTVYKVVVNHEEQYSIWPADRENALGWKDAGKQGLKAECLEYIKEVWTDMRPLSLRKKMEEDAARNKN, encoded by the coding sequence ATGAGCGACGAGCGCGAAGACACGACGGTTTACAAGGTCGTCGTCAACCACGAAGAGCAGTACTCCATCTGGCCCGCGGACCGTGAGAACGCGCTGGGCTGGAAGGACGCCGGCAAGCAGGGCCTGAAGGCCGAGTGCCTGGAGTACATCAAGGAGGTCTGGACGGACATGCGTCCCCTGAGCCTCCGCAAGAAGATGGAAGAGGACGCGGCCCGCAACAAGAACTGA
- the fruA gene encoding response regulator transcription factor FruA, which translates to MAANQSAVRISILEGPWAAWQGLSDGLRGEGHSTSVTRDVRGFLDGLGTDPPQVAILDVESDGEAAIGCSVTEGLNLLREARKRRLEVRMLLLSAVSTPEVISQCFDEGASGYLFRAGLGVNAVSSAVQSLVRGERLFPVQLLRNDFEHPPVTSPTASVLLLLTQREREVLQYVAGGADNLKIAAHLQIAERTVKSHVTQLYRKLGAENRTQLALRACHLGVRPPPDL; encoded by the coding sequence ATGGCAGCGAATCAATCGGCAGTTCGTATTTCGATTCTCGAAGGACCGTGGGCGGCCTGGCAGGGCTTGTCGGACGGGCTTCGGGGTGAGGGTCATTCCACTTCAGTGACGCGCGACGTGCGCGGCTTCCTGGACGGGCTCGGCACGGATCCACCGCAGGTGGCCATCCTCGACGTGGAGAGCGACGGCGAAGCCGCCATCGGTTGCTCCGTGACGGAGGGGCTCAACCTCTTGCGTGAGGCCCGCAAGCGCCGGCTGGAAGTGCGCATGCTGCTGCTGTCCGCGGTGAGCACGCCGGAGGTCATCTCCCAATGCTTCGACGAAGGGGCCTCGGGGTATCTCTTCCGCGCGGGGTTGGGCGTGAACGCGGTGTCCTCCGCGGTGCAGTCGCTGGTGCGGGGCGAGCGCCTCTTCCCGGTGCAACTCTTGCGCAACGACTTCGAGCATCCGCCGGTGACGTCACCCACGGCGAGCGTCCTGTTGCTGCTCACGCAGCGCGAGCGCGAGGTGCTCCAGTACGTGGCGGGCGGGGCGGACAACCTGAAGATCGCCGCGCACCTGCAAATCGCCGAGCGCACCGTGAAGTCACACGTCACGCAGCTCTACCGCAAGCTGGGAGCGGAGAACCGGACCCAGCTTGCCCTGCGCGCCTGCCACCTGGGCGTCAGGCCTCCGCCGGACCTCTAA
- a CDS encoding RDD family protein, with protein MTPSAPAPHVDVATPERVALSLPVAGIGYRCLAWLVDASLLFFFWVALYFVITLLVSDVLGAFQALSGLTQTLLAVGLFATQWLYWTLAEVFFHGQTPGKRALRIRVVREDGSPVGFFESAVRNLCRAVDFLPVLYATGCITMLLDSRHRRLGDMLAGTVLVREEAIDLDKYTQAPPADAPALDAGVQRPLNAEDVELVLAFLSRAPGLEPEVRRRLGARLVDRVGASLTDEERARVLQSPEATEAFLRTRAKAVH; from the coding sequence ATGACTCCCTCCGCCCCCGCACCCCATGTCGACGTCGCCACGCCCGAGCGGGTGGCCCTGTCCCTGCCCGTGGCCGGCATCGGCTACCGCTGCCTCGCGTGGCTGGTGGACGCGAGCCTGCTGTTCTTCTTCTGGGTGGCGCTCTACTTCGTCATCACCCTGCTGGTGTCCGACGTGCTGGGCGCCTTCCAGGCGCTGTCGGGGCTCACGCAGACACTGCTCGCGGTGGGCCTCTTCGCCACGCAATGGCTGTACTGGACGCTGGCGGAGGTCTTCTTCCATGGACAGACACCCGGCAAGCGCGCGCTGCGCATCCGCGTGGTGCGCGAGGATGGCTCGCCGGTGGGCTTCTTCGAAAGCGCGGTGAGAAACCTCTGCCGTGCAGTGGACTTCCTGCCGGTGCTCTACGCCACCGGCTGCATCACCATGCTGCTGGACTCACGCCACCGGCGGTTGGGAGACATGCTCGCCGGCACCGTGCTGGTGCGTGAGGAGGCCATCGACCTGGACAAGTACACGCAGGCGCCCCCGGCGGACGCTCCGGCCCTGGACGCGGGCGTGCAGCGCCCCCTGAACGCGGAGGACGTGGAGCTGGTGCTGGCGTTCCTTTCGCGCGCGCCCGGGCTGGAGCCGGAGGTGCGGCGGCGGCTGGGAGCGCGGCTGGTGGACCGAGTGGGCGCGTCCCTCACGGACGAGGAGCGCGCGCGGGTGCTCCAGTCTCCAGAGGCCACGGAGGCCTTCCTGCGCACGCGCGCGAAGGCGGTGCACTGA
- a CDS encoding stage II sporulation protein M: MAAPLPTFVTRRRPDWDALQSLLTRQRAGRLSLAELRRLDTLYRRAAADLAQAQTFYPGTDAHRFLNQLCAQAYGAIYQPPRERWASTRDFFRRDFPATLRREARFVGVSAGLLVLGLLVGALVVTLEPRGAELLVPEGVRRYVAQGRMWTDDLLSVAPPNAVASGIATNNLTVTLFAFASGILLGVGPIFTLVNNGVLIGAVGALCFREGMTAGFLDFIAAHGPVELSIIVIAGGAGLMVGQALIDPGELPRAQALQARGREAVKLVVGCAPFLAGIGFVEGFISPGHLFPAWAKVGLGLSLGVLFWFYLLRAGRTDVGVARVDVPDAMASSRLR, from the coding sequence ATGGCCGCGCCCCTGCCCACGTTCGTCACGCGGCGCCGGCCGGACTGGGACGCGCTCCAGTCGCTGCTCACGCGCCAGCGCGCGGGCCGCTTGAGCCTGGCGGAGCTGCGGAGACTGGACACGCTGTACCGGCGCGCGGCCGCGGACCTGGCGCAGGCGCAGACGTTCTATCCGGGCACGGACGCGCACCGCTTCCTCAACCAGTTGTGCGCGCAGGCGTATGGCGCCATCTACCAGCCGCCGCGCGAGCGCTGGGCCTCCACGCGCGACTTCTTCCGCCGGGACTTCCCCGCCACCCTGCGCCGCGAGGCGCGCTTCGTGGGCGTCAGCGCGGGCCTGCTGGTGCTGGGGCTGCTGGTGGGCGCGCTGGTGGTGACGCTGGAGCCGCGCGGCGCGGAGCTGCTGGTGCCGGAGGGCGTGCGGCGCTACGTGGCCCAGGGGCGCATGTGGACGGATGATCTGCTGTCCGTGGCGCCGCCCAACGCCGTGGCGTCCGGCATCGCGACCAACAACCTCACCGTCACGCTGTTCGCGTTCGCGTCCGGCATCCTCCTGGGCGTGGGGCCCATCTTCACGCTGGTGAACAACGGCGTGCTGATTGGAGCGGTGGGGGCGCTGTGCTTCCGCGAGGGCATGACGGCGGGCTTCCTGGACTTCATCGCCGCGCACGGGCCCGTGGAGCTGTCCATCATCGTCATCGCGGGCGGCGCGGGGCTGATGGTGGGCCAGGCGCTCATCGACCCCGGCGAGCTGCCGCGCGCGCAGGCGCTCCAGGCGCGCGGGCGTGAAGCCGTGAAGCTGGTGGTGGGCTGCGCGCCCTTCCTCGCCGGCATCGGCTTCGTGGAGGGCTTCATCTCCCCGGGCCACCTGTTCCCCGCCTGGGCCAAGGTGGGGTTGGGCCTGTCGCTGGGAGTCCTCTTCTGGTTCTACCTGTTGCGCGCGGGCAGGACGGACGTGGGCGTGGCGCGCGTGGATGTGCCGGACGCCATGGCCTCCAGCCGCTTGCGCTGA
- a CDS encoding J domain-containing protein codes for MGAAVASWQTLENVTVECTHCGVMMTLQPGTRVKYYRCGSCHRWVSSTYSEVFRADAKMRTHPVKDTADADARFVEVKDRLDKWLSAVQEQCPYQTLGVSPLDTPDVIRARFHALALERHPDRGGSAEQMREVNDAYERILKHRQRKRLEAMASGTSTRATPTSVLPARNR; via the coding sequence ATGGGTGCGGCGGTCGCGAGCTGGCAGACACTGGAGAACGTCACGGTGGAGTGCACCCACTGCGGCGTGATGATGACACTCCAGCCCGGAACCCGGGTGAAGTACTACCGGTGCGGTTCGTGCCACCGCTGGGTGTCCAGCACCTACAGCGAGGTCTTCCGCGCGGACGCGAAGATGCGCACGCACCCGGTGAAGGACACCGCGGACGCGGACGCGCGCTTCGTGGAGGTGAAGGACCGGCTGGACAAGTGGCTCTCCGCCGTCCAGGAGCAGTGCCCGTACCAGACGCTGGGCGTGTCGCCGCTGGATACGCCGGACGTGATTCGCGCGCGCTTCCACGCGCTGGCGCTGGAGCGGCACCCGGACCGGGGCGGCTCCGCGGAGCAGATGCGCGAGGTCAACGACGCCTACGAGCGCATCCTCAAGCACCGTCAGCGCAAGCGGCTGGAGGCCATGGCGTCCGGCACATCCACGCGCGCCACGCCCACGTCCGTCCTGCCCGCGCGCAACAGGTAG
- a CDS encoding HEAT repeat domain-containing protein yields MRPLLAAALLLTAAAHAQAPSAPPAAAPKAAPKPEKAPAERAAPARPPADAGASDASLLKGLLWAAEPAPEEIRTLAIEDLALLGDARALDPLAAFIWDPNPRIQQAALRAVALFQHRRAEEILGNVVRHPRLPDTLKIQALGGLLYQRTPTARRVVQDVAADSRVGYAVQNAARSVASQWEAAPAAAP; encoded by the coding sequence ATGCGACCGCTCCTCGCCGCCGCCCTGCTCCTGACCGCCGCCGCGCACGCCCAGGCCCCGTCGGCCCCTCCGGCCGCGGCGCCCAAGGCCGCCCCGAAGCCCGAGAAGGCCCCCGCCGAGCGCGCCGCCCCCGCCCGTCCCCCGGCGGATGCCGGCGCCTCCGACGCCTCCCTCCTGAAGGGCCTGCTGTGGGCGGCGGAGCCCGCGCCGGAGGAGATCCGCACGCTCGCCATCGAGGACCTGGCGCTCCTGGGCGACGCGCGCGCCCTGGACCCGCTGGCCGCGTTCATCTGGGACCCCAACCCGCGCATCCAGCAGGCCGCGTTGCGCGCGGTGGCGCTCTTCCAGCACCGGCGCGCGGAAGAGATTTTGGGCAACGTCGTGAGACACCCGCGCCTGCCGGACACGCTGAAGATTCAAGCGCTGGGAGGTCTGCTGTATCAGCGCACCCCCACCGCCCGCCGGGTGGTGCAGGACGTGGCCGCGGACAGCCGCGTGGGCTACGCGGTGCAGAACGCCGCGCGCTCGGTGGCGTCGCAGTGGGAAGCCGCCCCGGCCGCCGCGCCCTGA
- a CDS encoding DivIVA domain-containing protein, whose product MKITPLDIRQKRFETVMRGFARPEVGAYLELIAGEFEEVVKENIALKEELKRTQARLEQHQERERTLQETMVTAQRISEDLKDAAKKEAEIIIADAEHQAEKIVHGAHQRLVQVVEDINELKRQRTQFESQVRSVVEAHRKLLETFAAPTFADRDYARVEDNVAFLSQKKATSND is encoded by the coding sequence ATGAAGATCACCCCCCTCGACATCCGGCAGAAGCGCTTCGAGACGGTGATGCGCGGCTTCGCGCGTCCCGAAGTGGGCGCGTACCTGGAGCTGATCGCCGGCGAGTTCGAGGAGGTCGTGAAGGAGAACATCGCGCTCAAGGAGGAGCTGAAGCGCACGCAGGCGCGGCTCGAGCAGCATCAGGAGCGCGAGCGCACCCTCCAGGAGACGATGGTCACCGCCCAGCGCATCAGCGAGGACCTGAAGGACGCCGCGAAGAAGGAAGCGGAGATCATCATCGCGGACGCGGAGCACCAGGCGGAGAAGATCGTCCACGGCGCGCACCAGCGGCTGGTGCAGGTGGTGGAGGACATCAACGAGCTCAAGCGCCAGCGCACCCAGTTCGAGTCGCAGGTGCGCTCCGTGGTGGAGGCCCACCGCAAGCTGTTGGAGACGTTCGCCGCGCCCACCTTCGCGGACCGCGACTACGCGCGCGTGGAGGACAACGTCGCGTTCCTGTCCCAGAAGAAGGCCACCTCCAACGACTAG
- a CDS encoding DUF167 domain-containing protein: MPAPWLKAVQTGVELTVLVQPRASRTRVMGEHDGQLKIQLAAPPVDGEANAALVEFIAKTMGVPRRQVTLVAGDTSRRKRLRVEGVDAAAAEAVISGGP; this comes from the coding sequence ATGCCCGCCCCCTGGCTCAAGGCCGTGCAGACCGGGGTGGAGCTGACGGTGCTCGTCCAGCCGCGCGCGTCCCGCACCCGGGTGATGGGCGAGCATGACGGCCAGCTGAAGATCCAGCTCGCCGCGCCGCCCGTGGACGGTGAAGCGAATGCGGCCCTGGTGGAATTCATCGCCAAAACGATGGGCGTGCCGCGTCGGCAGGTAACACTCGTGGCGGGTGACACGTCGCGCCGTAAGCGATTGAGGGTGGAAGGGGTTGATGCGGCGGCGGCCGAGGCTGTTATCTCTGGTGGACCGTGA
- a CDS encoding peptidase MA family metallohydrolase produces MLRLFAFLMMLLASPGVFAQDEGPRGIHATEAVVTDAALVPHARPAIVAGELKTQRFVILHTAKAAGAARALAGQIEGVRDAFGAMLGRDWPGTTEIRLGVGRQEFEALALPGGKPPGWAVALAYPGHQIILLDALSLSDTEGPTTLRHELAHVALGQLAKDWPRWFQEGVAQNLTDERYSVAHYSALFRAVTQERVFHFEDLSDEWPDVPADVEIAYAQSAAFVAFLTGKHGAHAMGQLVDGVRAGEPFEQAFGKAFRTSLLLEEQDWREGLAARYGWLPLTTSSALLWLTASILCVAAFVRRMRQKSERMTELAAEDAAEDAALRLLAAARAAGPVPVDGSEPLSPALPWPEWPGATPPVAPPNPSAPSQPEALEGAPEALESGAGHPEGPDGQDMDMDDEEPESSSGEYELDGEAPSGRPPKPTLH; encoded by the coding sequence ATGCTCCGCCTGTTCGCCTTCCTGATGATGCTGCTGGCCTCGCCGGGCGTGTTCGCACAGGACGAAGGTCCGCGGGGCATCCACGCGACGGAGGCCGTCGTCACGGACGCCGCGCTCGTGCCCCACGCCCGCCCCGCCATCGTCGCGGGCGAGCTGAAGACGCAGCGCTTCGTCATCCTGCACACCGCGAAGGCGGCGGGCGCGGCCCGGGCGCTGGCCGGGCAGATTGAAGGCGTGCGGGACGCCTTCGGCGCGATGCTCGGGCGCGACTGGCCGGGCACCACCGAGATCCGCCTGGGCGTGGGCCGCCAGGAGTTCGAGGCGCTGGCGCTCCCCGGGGGCAAGCCTCCGGGCTGGGCCGTGGCGCTCGCCTACCCCGGGCATCAGATCATCCTGCTGGACGCGCTCAGCCTGAGCGACACGGAAGGGCCCACCACGCTGCGGCACGAATTGGCGCACGTGGCGCTGGGCCAGCTGGCGAAGGACTGGCCGCGCTGGTTCCAGGAGGGCGTGGCGCAGAACCTCACCGACGAGCGCTACTCCGTCGCCCACTACAGCGCCCTCTTCCGCGCGGTGACGCAGGAGCGCGTCTTCCACTTCGAGGACCTGTCCGACGAATGGCCGGACGTGCCCGCGGACGTGGAGATCGCCTACGCGCAGAGCGCCGCGTTCGTGGCCTTCCTCACCGGCAAGCACGGCGCTCACGCCATGGGCCAGCTGGTGGACGGCGTGCGCGCGGGTGAGCCCTTCGAGCAGGCCTTCGGCAAGGCGTTCCGCACGTCGCTGCTCTTGGAGGAGCAGGACTGGCGCGAGGGGCTCGCGGCCCGCTACGGCTGGCTGCCGCTCACCACCAGCTCCGCGCTGCTGTGGCTCACCGCCTCCATCCTGTGCGTGGCCGCCTTCGTGCGCCGCATGCGCCAGAAGTCCGAGCGGATGACGGAGCTGGCCGCGGAGGACGCCGCCGAGGACGCCGCGCTGCGCCTGCTCGCCGCCGCCCGCGCCGCGGGGCCCGTCCCCGTGGACGGCTCCGAGCCGCTGTCCCCCGCCCTCCCCTGGCCGGAGTGGCCCGGCGCCACCCCGCCCGTGGCCCCGCCCAATCCGTCCGCCCCCAGCCAGCCGGAGGCCCTGGAGGGCGCGCCAGAAGCGCTGGAGTCGGGCGCGGGCCATCCGGAGGGCCCGGACGGTCAGGACATGGACATGGACGACGAGGAGCCGGAGTCCTCCAGCGGCGAGTACGAGCTGGATGGCGAGGCCCCGTCGGGCCGCCCGCCCAAGCCGACGCTCCACTGA
- the polA gene encoding DNA polymerase I: MADTSPPRSERRLALFDASGFIFRAYHAIPPLTTSKGVPTNAVLGFTRMVLKALQELKPTHVALAFDKSGRVERQKIDPTYKANRKAPPEDLTPQFPLIRKVGDVLNLASLDAEGWEADDVIGTLALQAKAEGFQVLVVTSDKDFMQIVDEDITLFDPAKNKRIGIADVQEKMGILPKQVRDFLALVGDAVDNVAKVPGVGDKTAVELLHQFGDVETLLARVEEVKKPKIRAALESHRESLTRAKQLVTFNTGLALGVKLDDLVRRAPDATRARDLFTELEFFALLRDLPAEEAPARPDVAPLVTTTTLVTTEAELKALADAAKEAGALSLVPAYEGMPFAAPLVGLGVALPDGSTRYVPLRHQQLGATQVPVAAFTAAMKDVISDPAVKKGGHDLKALTLVLAHEGLTLEGAHDDVELLSYLLNPSRREHALADLARERLRSELPALPASVEGKKGRPLADHGPDEVAAAYAVRADAARRMAPELWKELELGGLAELARTLELPLLPVLARMEREGVKLDVAELGRTSERVDVEVKAKEAECHQAAGHVFNLGSNPQLAQVLYEEQKLPILKRGKTGPSTDQEVLEKLAEEHNSVLARALIEYRGLSKLKSTYLDTLPTLVAKDGRIHTTYHQAATATGRLSSSDPNLQNIPVRTELGREIRRAFVADAGHQLVSADYSQIELRLLAHIAEDPVLIDAFRNDEDIHSRTAAEVFGVDPKDVDREQRRVAKMVNFGIAYGLSAHGLSTRLGISQENARDVIEKFFIRYAGIRQYLEDTVEKARKVGYVETLYGRRRLMGDLLSKNRAVAQAAERAAINMPIQGTAADLMKKAMLAVDAALREQKLKTRVLLQVHDELLFEAPDAEVEAVKALAVKSMASVAELKVPLKVDVGAGKSWADAH, encoded by the coding sequence ATGGCCGACACCAGCCCCCCGCGCTCCGAGCGCCGCCTGGCGCTCTTCGACGCCTCTGGCTTCATCTTCCGCGCCTACCACGCCATCCCCCCGCTCACGACGAGCAAGGGGGTGCCCACCAACGCGGTGCTGGGCTTCACCCGCATGGTGCTCAAGGCCTTGCAGGAGCTGAAGCCCACGCACGTGGCGTTGGCGTTCGACAAGTCCGGCCGCGTGGAGCGTCAGAAGATCGACCCCACGTACAAGGCGAACCGCAAGGCGCCGCCGGAAGACCTGACGCCCCAGTTCCCGCTCATCCGCAAGGTGGGTGACGTGCTGAACCTGGCTTCGCTGGACGCGGAGGGCTGGGAGGCGGACGACGTCATCGGCACGCTGGCGCTGCAGGCGAAGGCGGAGGGCTTCCAGGTCCTGGTCGTCACCAGCGACAAGGACTTCATGCAGATCGTCGACGAGGACATCACCCTCTTCGACCCCGCGAAGAACAAGCGCATCGGCATCGCGGACGTGCAGGAGAAGATGGGCATCCTGCCGAAGCAGGTGCGCGACTTCCTGGCCCTGGTGGGCGACGCGGTGGACAACGTCGCCAAGGTGCCCGGCGTGGGCGACAAGACGGCGGTGGAGCTGCTCCACCAGTTCGGCGACGTGGAGACGCTGCTCGCGCGCGTGGAAGAGGTGAAGAAGCCGAAGATCCGCGCGGCGCTGGAGTCCCACCGCGAGAGCCTGACGCGCGCCAAGCAGTTGGTCACCTTCAACACCGGGCTGGCCCTGGGCGTGAAGCTGGACGACCTGGTCCGCCGCGCGCCGGACGCCACGCGCGCGCGGGATTTGTTCACGGAGCTGGAGTTCTTCGCGCTCCTGCGCGACCTGCCCGCGGAGGAGGCTCCGGCCCGGCCGGACGTGGCGCCGCTCGTCACCACCACCACGCTGGTCACCACCGAGGCGGAGTTGAAGGCGCTGGCGGACGCGGCGAAGGAGGCCGGGGCTCTCTCTCTGGTGCCCGCCTACGAAGGCATGCCCTTCGCGGCGCCGCTGGTGGGCCTGGGCGTGGCGCTGCCGGACGGCTCCACGCGCTACGTGCCGCTGAGGCACCAGCAGCTGGGCGCCACGCAGGTGCCGGTGGCGGCCTTCACCGCGGCGATGAAGGACGTGATTTCGGATCCGGCGGTGAAGAAGGGCGGCCACGACCTCAAGGCGCTCACGCTGGTGCTGGCCCATGAAGGCCTGACGCTGGAGGGCGCGCACGACGACGTGGAGCTCCTGAGCTACCTGCTCAACCCGTCGCGCCGGGAGCACGCGCTGGCGGACCTGGCGCGCGAGCGGCTGCGCTCGGAGCTGCCCGCGCTGCCCGCGTCGGTGGAGGGCAAGAAGGGCCGGCCGCTGGCGGACCACGGGCCGGACGAGGTGGCCGCGGCCTACGCGGTGCGCGCGGACGCGGCGCGCAGGATGGCGCCGGAGCTGTGGAAGGAGCTGGAGCTGGGCGGGCTCGCGGAGCTGGCGCGCACGCTGGAGCTGCCGCTGTTGCCCGTGCTCGCGCGCATGGAGCGCGAGGGCGTGAAGCTGGACGTGGCGGAGCTGGGCCGCACGTCCGAGCGCGTGGACGTGGAGGTGAAGGCGAAGGAGGCCGAGTGCCACCAGGCCGCGGGCCATGTCTTCAACCTGGGCTCCAACCCGCAGCTGGCGCAGGTGCTCTACGAGGAGCAGAAGCTGCCCATCCTCAAGCGCGGCAAGACGGGCCCGTCCACGGACCAGGAGGTGCTGGAGAAGCTGGCGGAGGAGCACAACAGCGTGCTCGCGCGCGCGCTGATCGAATACCGGGGCCTGTCCAAGCTCAAGAGCACCTACCTGGACACGCTGCCGACGCTGGTGGCGAAGGACGGGCGCATCCACACCACGTACCACCAGGCGGCCACCGCCACCGGCCGGCTGTCCTCGTCCGACCCGAACCTGCAGAACATCCCGGTCCGCACGGAGCTGGGGCGGGAGATCCGCCGCGCCTTCGTGGCGGACGCGGGGCACCAGCTGGTGAGCGCGGACTACTCGCAGATCGAGCTGCGGCTCCTGGCGCACATCGCGGAGGACCCGGTCCTCATCGACGCGTTCCGCAACGACGAGGACATCCACAGCCGCACGGCGGCGGAAGTCTTCGGCGTGGACCCCAAGGACGTGGACCGCGAGCAGCGCCGCGTGGCGAAGATGGTGAACTTCGGCATCGCGTACGGCCTGTCCGCGCACGGCCTGTCCACGCGCCTGGGCATCTCCCAGGAGAACGCGCGCGACGTCATCGAGAAGTTCTTCATCCGGTACGCCGGCATCCGCCAGTACCTGGAGGACACCGTGGAGAAGGCGCGCAAGGTGGGCTACGTGGAGACGCTCTACGGCCGCCGCCGCCTGATGGGGGACCTGCTCTCCAAGAACCGCGCGGTGGCCCAGGCCGCCGAGCGCGCCGCCATCAACATGCCCATCCAGGGCACCGCCGCGGACCTGATGAAGAAGGCCATGCTGGCCGTGGACGCCGCGCTCCGGGAGCAGAAGCTGAAGACGCGCGTGCTCCTCCAGGTGCACGACGAACTGCTCTTCGAGGCGCCGGACGCGGAGGTGGAGGCCGTGAAGGCCCTGGCCGTGAAGAGCATGGCCTCCGTCGCCGAGCTGAAGGTGCCGCTCAAGGTGGACGTGGGCGCGGGGAAGAGCTGGGCGGACGCGCACTGA